A DNA window from Gemmatimonadales bacterium contains the following coding sequences:
- a CDS encoding ATP-binding protein, which produces MAHPNPDRSPDASVPTHPGLRLLAEVTSVVAAGVVSEAALASIVGVLRRGLGALLCRVWVRSEDGSSFRAVTGAGDQPGEEESKQISATIGSGAAAPNDSWDAIDLRMPLAHQGERLGLIEVRVPRDGREGMARDVLSVVANVLGPLLASKELSQDLAFEVARRAREIEEQRRFTAKVIDSLPVGLYVIDRDYRIQAWNRKRETGTQGVPRDVAIGRPIFEVLHRQPRDMLRREFDEVFTSGRVQVYESAGGEGRHYRITKIPMRLNDDDITHLITIGEDVTEWKEVQGQIAQSEKLAAVGQLAAGVMHEINNPLATIGACVEAVAARAEDGPPEVAAGIDEYLKIMDSEVQRCKRIVSELLDLSRPKAGVKIKQEVNRIVEDTMLLLKHHDRFKRLELKRELAANLPPVNASADQLIQVFMALMINAADAMETRGTLTVRTERNPERADEVVVSFSDTGAGIPRGDLQKIFEPFYTTKPLGRGTGLGLSICYGIVADHRGRIEVDSTIGRGSTFKVFLPVG; this is translated from the coding sequence ATGGCCCATCCCAATCCCGATCGGTCTCCCGACGCGTCGGTCCCGACCCATCCGGGCCTCAGGCTCCTCGCGGAAGTGACGTCCGTCGTCGCGGCCGGCGTGGTCTCCGAGGCGGCCCTGGCCTCGATCGTCGGGGTGCTGCGGCGCGGTCTAGGCGCGCTGCTGTGCCGGGTCTGGGTGCGCTCCGAGGATGGTTCGTCGTTCCGCGCGGTCACCGGCGCGGGTGACCAGCCGGGCGAGGAGGAGTCGAAGCAGATCTCGGCCACCATCGGCTCCGGCGCCGCGGCGCCGAACGACTCCTGGGATGCCATCGACCTCAGGATGCCGCTCGCGCACCAGGGCGAGCGGCTCGGCCTGATCGAGGTGCGGGTACCGCGCGACGGCCGCGAGGGCATGGCGCGCGACGTCCTCAGCGTCGTCGCGAACGTGCTGGGGCCGCTGCTCGCGTCCAAGGAGCTGTCACAGGACCTCGCCTTCGAAGTGGCGCGACGCGCCCGCGAGATCGAAGAGCAGCGCCGCTTCACCGCCAAGGTGATCGACTCGCTCCCCGTGGGCCTCTACGTGATCGACCGCGACTACCGCATTCAGGCGTGGAACCGCAAGCGTGAGACCGGCACCCAAGGCGTTCCGCGCGACGTGGCCATCGGCCGACCCATCTTCGAAGTGCTGCACCGCCAGCCGCGCGACATGCTGCGCCGGGAGTTCGACGAGGTGTTCACCTCCGGCCGGGTCCAGGTCTACGAGTCCGCCGGCGGCGAGGGACGGCACTACCGCATCACCAAGATCCCGATGCGCCTCAACGACGACGACATCACGCACCTCATCACCATCGGCGAGGACGTGACGGAGTGGAAGGAGGTCCAGGGGCAGATCGCGCAGTCGGAGAAGCTGGCCGCCGTGGGCCAGCTCGCCGCGGGCGTCATGCACGAGATCAACAACCCGCTCGCCACCATCGGCGCGTGCGTGGAGGCGGTCGCCGCGCGCGCGGAGGACGGGCCGCCCGAGGTCGCGGCCGGCATCGACGAGTACCTCAAGATCATGGACAGCGAGGTCCAGCGCTGCAAGCGCATCGTCTCCGAGCTGCTGGACCTGTCGCGCCCCAAGGCCGGCGTGAAGATCAAGCAGGAGGTGAACCGGATCGTCGAGGATACGATGCTCCTGCTCAAGCACCACGACCGGTTCAAGCGGCTCGAGCTGAAGCGCGAGCTGGCGGCGAACCTGCCGCCGGTCAACGCCAGCGCCGACCAGCTGATCCAGGTCTTCATGGCGCTGATGATCAACGCCGCCGACGCCATGGAGACGCGGGGTACGCTCACCGTGAGGACCGAGCGCAACCCGGAGCGCGCCGACGAAGTGGTGGTCTCGTTCTCGGACACCGGTGCGGGCATCCCGCGCGGCGACCTCCAGAAGATCTTCGAGCCTTTCTACACCACCAAGCCGCTGGGCCGCGGCACCGGCCTCGGCCTCTCCATCTGCTACGGCATCGTCGCCGACCACCGCGGGCGAATCGAGGTTGATTCGACCATCGGGCGCGGCTCGACCTTCAAGGTGTTCCTCCCCGTCGGGTGA